The genomic interval GCGGCAGACCCACGCGGTGAAGAAGCTCACCGCCGAATCGCGGGTGGTGCTCACCGGCACGCCGGTGGAGAACCGGCTGTCGGACCTGTGGTCGCTCTTCGACTTCCTCAACCCCGGCCTGCTCGGCTCGGCCGCCGCGTTCAAGCGGCTCGTCAAGCAGATGGGCGGCGACGACGACCGGCCGGCGGACTACGCCCCGCTCCGCCGCCTGGTCGGCCCGTACATCCTCCGCCGCCTCAAGACCGACAAGTCGGTCATCGCTGACCTGCCCGAGAAGACCGAGGTGCAGGCCTGGTGCGGGCTGAGCAAGCCGCAGGCGAAGCTGTACCAGGCGTCGGTCGACGAGATGGCCCGCGAGCTGCGTGAGGGGGAGCGCGCGGGCATCCACCGCAGAGGCCTGGTGCTCGGCTTCCTCACCCGCTTCAAGCAGGTCTGCAACCACCCCGCTCAGTTCCACGGCACCGGCGCCTACGCCGCCGAGGAGAGCGGGAAGTTCCTCCGGCTGCGTTCGCTGTGCGAGGAGATCGCCGCCCGGCAGGAGAGAGTGCTCGTCTTCACGCAGTTCCGCGAGGTCACCGCCCCGCTGGCCGAGCAGCTGGGCGAGGTCTTCGGCCGGTCGGGTCTGGTGCTCCACGGCGGCACGCCGGTGAAGAAGCGGCAGCAGATGGTCCAGCGCTTCCAGGCGGCCGACGGGCCGCCCTTTCTCGTGCTCTCGCTCAAGGCCGGCGGCACCGGCCTGAACCTCACCGCCGCCTCGCACGTCGTCCACTTCGACCGCTGGTGGAACCCCGCCGTCGAGAACCAGGCGACCGACCGCGCCTTCCGCATCGGCCAGAAGCGCAACGTGCTCGTCCACAAGTTCGTCTGCCGCGGAACCATCGAAGAGAAGATCGACGCGATGATCCAGGAGAAGACCGCCGTCGCCGACGCCGTCCTCGGCGGCGAGGCCGAGAAACGCCTCACCGAGATGGACGACGTCGAGCTGCTGGACTTCGTCAAGCTGGACGTGGCCAGAGCGGGCGAGCTTTGAGACGATCCGGGGCCGACCCGGCGACACGGAGACACCGATGAGTTACTACGGGTACCAGCACTTCGCCCCCGCCCCCACCGTGGCCCAGCTGCGGGCCAAGGGCGAGAGAGCCTGCGCCAAGCTGCGCAAGACGAACCCGGGCATCGAGCCGGTCCACATCGAGGGCCGCACGATCGCGCGGACCTTCTGGGGCCGAGCCTGGTGCGACAACCTGGAGGCCTACCGCGACTTCGCCTACCGGCTGGAGCGCGGCCGCAAGTACGTGCGGCATCGCTGCGTCGTCGACCTGTCGATCCGCGGCGGCCGGGTGGGCGCGGTGGTGCAGGGCAGCTCGCTCTACGACGTCCGCGTGGAGGTCGAGCCGCTGCCCGAGGCCCGCTGGACCCAGCTCAAGGGCGCCACGGTCGGGCAGATTGGCTCCGCGATCGACCTGTTGAAGGGCGAGCTCTCCGACGCGGTGATCCAGCGGCTGATCGACCTGGACACCGGCCTGTTCCCCGCCCCCGCGGAGATCCGCATGTCCTGCAGCTGCCCCGACGGCGCCGGCTGCTGCAAGCACGTCGCCGCCGCGCTGTACGGCGTCGGCCACCGCCTGGACACCAAGCCCGACCTGCTGTTCGTGCTGCGCAACCTCGACCCCGCCGAGCTCATCGCCCACGCCGCCTCCGCCGACGCCCTCACCGGCGGCAGCGGCCCGGGCTCCGCCGCCGAGCTCGCCGGCGAAGACCTCGACGACATCTTCGGCCTCTCCCTCGGCCAGGAGGAAAAGGACTCGGCTCCGTCGGCAAAAAGAAAGCCCGCGACCGAGGCTCCCGCGAAGAAGAAGACGAAGAAGAAGCCCGCCGCCATGAAGGCCGCCAGGAAGAAGCCGGCCGCCGCGGCGAAGGCCGCCAAAAAGAAGCCATCCCCGAAGAAGAAGCCCTTGGCGAAGAAGTATCCCGGGAAGAGTTCCGAGCCCGCACCGCCCGTTCGCAAGAAGGCAACGAAGAAAGCGGCGGCGACTAAATCCACCGCGAAGAAACCGACTACGAAGAAGAAAGCCGCTCCGAAGAAGGCCGTCAAGAGGTCCAGCACGCCGAGATGCTGACCTCCCACCGGGCCCCCGCGGACCGTCGGCCTCCAGGCCACCCAATCGTTCCGGTCCGCGACTTCCCCCGGCGTAGGCGAGCGCCTGCTTGAGGCCAGTGTCGAAGGCCGTGATTCTGGCAGACTCCGCACATGCAACAACCGGAGCCGCAAAGCCGCAACCTCGACAGCTTCCTGCACGAGATCGACAAGGGCGCGATCAAGATCCCGCTCTTCCAGCGCGACTTCGTGTGGGAGCGAGCGAAGTCGGCGGCGTTGCTCGACAGCGTCCTGAAGGGGTACCCGGTGGGTACGTTCATCCTCTGGAAGACGAAGGAGCGGATGCGGAGCGTCCGGGACATCGGCGGGGTGCCGCTCCCCGAGCTCCCCGAGGGGGAAACTGTTGAGCAGGTGCTCGACGGGCAGCAGCGGCTGACGAGCCTGTACGCCGCCGTCAAGGGGCTCAGCATCCAGCGGGGGAAGCGGGTCGACGACTTCGGTGAGATCGTTCTTGACCTCGATGCAGATCCCGATGGCATCCAACCGCTGGTCCTCCCAAGGGTCCCGGCGAGCGATGAGCAAGATGAGACGCCCGACGCCGACCGGTACGCTCCCGTCGCCTCGCTGCAAGACAAGAAGCTGTTTGCCTTGCTCGGCAGCCTCGACCCCGCCCGGAGCGAACGCTTGCTGATGCTCCGGGACCGCCTGAGCAAGTATCGCTTTTCGATGATCATCGTCGGCGAGGCGCCGCTTTCCACGGCCACCGAGATCTTCACGCGGATCAACGTGACCGGCAAAGCATTGACCGTCTTCGAGATCATGGCGGCGAAGACGTACAACGAGAAGACCGGGTTCGATCTTGCCGAGCGGTTCGACAGGTTCCGCGAAGACCTCGATGGTGTCGGCTACGGATTGATCTCGGGCGTGTCGATGCTGCAACTGACCTCGTTGCTGCTCACTGAGCATGGATCGGCGACGCGAGAGGACATCCTCAACCTCCCGCCGGCTGGGTTCCCCGCGGCGTGGGAGCGAGCGGTGTCGGCGGCGGAGGCGGCGGTCGATCACTTCCGACAGGTGATGCGGGTTCCCGTTTCTCGTCTACTGCCCTACGGATCGCTGATCGTCCCCTTTGGATTCTTCTTCGCACACCACCCCGCCAACGCCAACGGCCACGAACGCAAGGCGCTCGAAGAGTTCTTTTTCCGCGTAGCCCTCACCGGCCGCTACACCTCCGCGGTCGAGACGAAGCTGGCCTCTGATGCGCGGATCATCGCGATGATTGCCCGCGGCGAAGAGCCTGCCTTCGACAGGACCTTCGCCGCGGAAACCTCTGCGGCCTCGATCGAGCGTCGCGGTACCTTCCGCACCAGCGGCAGCTACGTCAAGGCGTTGCTCGCCGTGCTGGCGGCTCAAGGCCCCCGCTCCTTCTCGAACGACGCGGCAGTCACGCTCGGCAACGACTGGTTGAAGCAGGCGAACAGCCGCAACTACCACCACTTCTTTCCAAAGGCTTTCCTGACAAAGCAGGGTGTCGCAAGAGAGCGAGCAAACCACACGGCGAACATCACACTCGTCGATGACTTTCTTAACAAGCGGGTCATCCGCGCCCAGCCTCCGTCGGAATATCTCCCCCGATTCCGGGAGGAGAACCCAGACCTCGACGCCACGTTGCGTTCTCACCTGATTGAGCCAGGGCCAGAATTGTCGACCGACGATTATGGAAGATTCTTCCGACGCCGCTGCGAGCGGCTGTCAAAAGAGCTGGCCATGAGGGTGCCAAGGCGGTCCATCGACGACGGCTTGAGCGGGCCGCGAGACGCGGACGATGTCGATCCGGAAGATGCGGACGCGTGAGCCTGCGCTCGCTCGTCGCCTGCTCCGCTTCATCGGCAGAGTAGAGCGGCGGGACCATGTCCCGCCAATTGCCTCGACTTCGGGGCAGGTTCGGAAGAGGCAGCGGAGCGGGACGCCCCCGGTGCCCAGGATGCGGCGGGGCCACGTCGCACAAATCCCACTGCTCCTCCGTGAGGCCGGTCAGGTCGCCGAGCTCTGTCCAGCCCATCGATGCGAACCCTCCCGCCTTCCACTGCGGCCAGACGCGGGCGCCCTCACCGGGCGCGATCTTCCAGATCCGAGCCGACTCCAGGCCCGTCGCCTCCTTCTGCCAGAGCGGCGCGATCTGCGGGTCGCAAAACTCAAAACCTCGCCCGTGCTCATGCTCCAGCCTCGCCCGGATCTTGCGCAGCGTCGCGTCAACGTTTCCGGGCACCCGCTCTTCCGGCTCCGCAAGTGCCGCTTCGATGGCTTGCTTGTGACCATCGGATGCGATCAACTCAAACGCCCCCGGGAACATCAAATGCAGCAGGTGATTCCGCATCGACTGCGCCGCCTGCACGTCGATGGCGTCGAGGAAGGTCCGCCAGGCGTCCGGACCCCCGAGCAGCTCGGCCCGTCGCTCGGAGTCGAGTTGCTTGAAGGCGATCGCCGCCTCCAGGAGAAAGCGCAGCTGCCAGTAGCGGTGCTGGTGCAGCGACTGCCCGGGGTTGCGGCACGCGATCGTGACCGACGCCGCAATCTCCTGCGGCACCTCCACCGCCGGACGCCGCGCCGCAAGGATCCTTTCCACCTGCTCCAGAATGGTCTCAGGCTTGATGACCTTCTCGTTCGCACCCAGCGTCTGCACGAACTGCATCTCCGCCATCAGGTCGACCACGCCCGCCGGCTCGCCCTCCAGCTGGTTCGCCAGCTTCGTCCAGCAGTCGTCCTCCCCCTCGTCCGCTCCGCCCACGTACGCCGCGTGCAGCCGCTGGAGGTTCTCCAGCGTCCACACCGCCTCACCCGGGTGGAACAGGCTCCCGTCCCCCGCGAAGCAGTCCTCGCGGAGCCGCTCGGCGAATTGGTAGAACCGCCCATCGACTCGCTCGTGGATCGCCATCCGCGGATTGTTGCAGAAACAGGAGCACCCAATCGCAACCTTGGCGCGGCCGCGGGCAGCCTCCCGCCGACGCACCGCCAGCCTTGCGGGATCGCCAACCCAGGGCCGGCGGTCATCCCCGCAACTTCAGCCTCGCTTCCGCCAACGCCGCGGCACCAAGCGGCGTGCCCCACCCCGCTTCGCGACGCGGTCCGCTGGATCTGAGCACCGATGCACGCGGCTCATTGGCTCTGCCGCCGGCCGTGCACGAAGTGGGAAGGCTGCGAGGGCCAGTTCTCCACAGACTCCGGGATCGAGAGTATCGCCCGCGGCGACCCCTTGTTCCTCAGGGTGCGCGGCGACGCGGCGATCGACCGCGAGGCGATCGCCGAGGCCGGGCAGCGTGCGCGTGGAGGAGCGGCCCGGCGTGAAGGCGCTCCGAGACCTGCCCGAGGGCCCGATGCTCGCCGGCCCGCCGCCGGCTACCTCCAAGATTAGATGGGCCTGGGCCTCGCCCGCTCCGCCCTGGACCGCCTCGACACCGATGGCTCCGCCACCCCGGCCGGGGCCTGAGCGGAGCCGCCGACCTCGACGCACCACGGAGGCTGGGCCCGCGCAGCGGACGCGTCCGCATCTCCGAGAACCGCTCGGGCTCCGCCCGACCTACACCGCCGGTGGCGGTGGGCCACCTCGGCCTCCGGCCGGCAGACGGCGCGGGCCGCCAAGCCGCACGCTCAGCGCGAAGCCGCGGACCCTGGGAGCCCGGGCCCAGGCCCGCAGGTGGCTCACCGCCCCCGGCGGTGTAGAGCCCGCGCAGCCGACACGCCCGCACCGCCAAGAACCGCTCGGGCTCCGCCCGACCTACACCGCCGGAGGCGGTGAGCCACCTCGGCCTCCGGCCGGCAGACGAAGCGGGCCGCCAAGCCGCACGCTCAGCGCGAAGCCGGGGACCGCGGGGGCCCAGGCCCGCAGGACCGCAGGTGGCTCACCGCCCCCGGCGGTGTGGGGTCCACGCAGCGGACGCGTCGGCATCTCCGAAAGACCGCTCGGGCTCCGCCCGACCTACACCGCCGGTGGCGGTGAGCCACCTCGGCCCCCGGCCGGCAGACGAAGCGGGCCGCCAAGCCGCGCGCTCAGCGAGAAGCCGGGGACCGACGAGGAAAAGGCCGCGGCCCGTAAGGACTCCAGGCCCGCAGGTGGCTCACCGCCCCCGGCGGTGTAGAGCCCGCGCAGCCGACACGCCCGCACCTCCAAGAACCGCTCGGGCTCCGCCCGACCTACACCGCCGGTGGCGGTGGGCCACCTCGGCCTCCGGCCGGCAGACGGGGTGGGCCGCCAAGCCGCGTGCTCAGTGCGAAGCCGGAAACCGCGGGGGCCCGGGCCCGCAGGCCCGCAGGTGGCTCACCGCCTCCGGCGGTGTGGGGTCCACGCAGCGGACGCACCCGCACCGCCAAGAACCGCTCGGGCTCCGCCCGACCCACACCGCCGGAGGCGGTGAGCCACCTTGGCCTCCGGCCGGCGCGTGGGGACCTCTCCGGGGGGGCGGGAGGTTCCGTCGGGGTTCGCCTGAAAATCTGGAATCTCGCCCGAAAGGCGGCTTCGCCCGGTCGGAGCGGGCCGCACCTCCTTAGGTTCTTCGCTCCGGGGTTGGAACCGAGGAGGGGTCTCTTCCTGGTCGCGGCCCGCACTCCCAAGGAGGTTCCGGATGAGACGCAGGCACACGTTCGCGGGCTCGGCGTCGGCGGCGCTGCTGGCGGTGGCGGCGGGCGGGGCGGCCTCCGCGGCGGTCGTTCCCGCGTTCGATCTCGTCGACGACTTCCTCAAGGTCGGCGGCAACTACAACGGGCCGGGCCTCTACGACGTCTTCGACGCGGCGACCGGCTTGGCCGTCGCGGACGGCGTGGCGGACATCGCGGTGTCGGTCACCGCCACCGGGCTCACCGCCGACGACGGCAACAACGTGTCCTGGGTCGCGACGACGGGGACCAGCGGGACCGGGCTGGTCTCGACGATCGATCCGAGCTTCGTCTCCGGCGGCGGGGTCCTCGCCAACAACGGCGGGCACCGCGTGACGCAGACGATCCAGATCGACTTCCTCACGCTTCTCGTGGAGGCGAGCGACGTCACCGACCTCAGCTGGTCCAGCGGCAACAGCGCGGGCGTGGTGTGGGAGCACTCCGTGATGGAGTTCCTCGACGCCGGCGGGAACCCCTTCAGCCCGACGCCCGCGATCGGGTCCTACGCGACGCACACGCCGGTCGAAGGCTCGGCGTCCGCCGGCAACTACGTCGCCGACGGCCTCGGCAGCGTCACGGCGGTGGGGACCGACCTCACGGTGCCGGGCTCCAACGGGAGCATGGACGCGATCACCGGGTCCGAGCCCGACACCCCGGCCGCGACCGGCGTCGCGCCGGCGACGACGCTCATCGGCGGGATCCGCTTCACCCACGGCGTCGAAGACGTGCGCGGCGTGGACAACGGGGACACCGTCTTCACGAACACGATCAACGACCTCGACCTCGTGGACTTCGAGGTGGTCCCCGAGCCCGCCTCGGCCCTGCTGCTCGCCACCGGAGCCCTGCTGATTCTCACCGGCCGCCGGAACTGATCGCGGCGGCGGGGCCGCGGATCGGCGGGCGGCGGCATCAGCGGCCCGCGGGAGAGGCGAGATCAGTTGCTCGCCTGCGCAGCGGCGTTCAGCGCGGTGTCCAGCGCGTCGAGCACCTCCGCCGCGATGCTCGGGATCTTCTCCGCCATCGAGCGGTCCTCGCCGCCGCCGTCGCCGCCGCCCGCGTCCTCCAGCAGGCCGATGTCCTCGGTGTCGGTGTCCTCCTCGGGCACGCTCACGGCGAAGACGCCGCCCTGCTGCGTGGTCGGGTGGATCAGCGCCTCCACCTGCTCCGCGAGGCGGTCGGCGTTGAAGATCGCCCGGGCCGCGTCCTCGCCGGGGGCCTGCTTCCGATAGACGTGCGCCTGCAGGAGGTTCGCCGCCGCCGAGTCGAGGCTGTACGCGAACATCGACTCGTCGCCGCGCTCCAGCCCGGCACGGGCCTCGGCAAGCTGCACGCGGGCGATGCCCAAGGTCACCGCAGCCCCGGGGCCGGAGAGATCGTCGGGGTTCACGCGGGTGCGGTTCTGCACCTCCTGCGTGAAGCGGCTGAGCTCCGCCGCCGCCGCCCGCAACTCCTCGCCCCCGCCCGAGGACGCGGCCGCACCGAGGATCTCCGCCAGGCTCACCGCCAGCCGCAACTCCTTCACGGCCTCCTCCGGGTCCCGGTACAGCGCGTCGTACGCCGCTGACAGCTTCACCCGCACCTCGTTGCTGAACCCCCACGTGCTGGCCCGCTTGATCTCGACCCGCTCCGTGTCCCGCTGCGGCTCGGAGCCCCCGGACCGGTCCTGCGACAAAGCGGTTGGAGCCGCGAGCGAGAGAGCGGCGGCGAGGGAGGCGAGCGAGGCGCGAGGGGCGAGGCGGTGCATGGGAGTCTCCGGGTGGGTGGTTCCGTGCTTGTCCTCGAGGTGTAGGCCGCAGCCAGGACCCAAACCAGAACCCGCGGACCGAGACCGATTCCCACCCGAGAGCGTCACGGTCCGCGGGCTCCCGTCGCACCAACCCCCCAGAGCCGAGCCCGCTCGCCCGGCCCAGCGGAGCCCGGCGGCAGAATAGACCTCGACCTCCAGAGACCAACCCCCCCG from Phycisphaera mikurensis NBRC 102666 carries:
- a CDS encoding SWIM zinc finger family protein yields the protein MSYYGYQHFAPAPTVAQLRAKGERACAKLRKTNPGIEPVHIEGRTIARTFWGRAWCDNLEAYRDFAYRLERGRKYVRHRCVVDLSIRGGRVGAVVQGSSLYDVRVEVEPLPEARWTQLKGATVGQIGSAIDLLKGELSDAVIQRLIDLDTGLFPAPAEIRMSCSCPDGAGCCKHVAAALYGVGHRLDTKPDLLFVLRNLDPAELIAHAASADALTGGSGPGSAAELAGEDLDDIFGLSLGQEEKDSAPSAKRKPATEAPAKKKTKKKPAAMKAARKKPAAAAKAAKKKPSPKKKPLAKKYPGKSSEPAPPVRKKATKKAAATKSTAKKPTTKKKAAPKKAVKRSSTPRC
- a CDS encoding DUF262 domain-containing protein, translating into MQQPEPQSRNLDSFLHEIDKGAIKIPLFQRDFVWERAKSAALLDSVLKGYPVGTFILWKTKERMRSVRDIGGVPLPELPEGETVEQVLDGQQRLTSLYAAVKGLSIQRGKRVDDFGEIVLDLDADPDGIQPLVLPRVPASDEQDETPDADRYAPVASLQDKKLFALLGSLDPARSERLLMLRDRLSKYRFSMIIVGEAPLSTATEIFTRINVTGKALTVFEIMAAKTYNEKTGFDLAERFDRFREDLDGVGYGLISGVSMLQLTSLLLTEHGSATREDILNLPPAGFPAAWERAVSAAEAAVDHFRQVMRVPVSRLLPYGSLIVPFGFFFAHHPANANGHERKALEEFFFRVALTGRYTSAVETKLASDARIIAMIARGEEPAFDRTFAAETSAASIERRGTFRTSGSYVKALLAVLAAQGPRSFSNDAAVTLGNDWLKQANSRNYHHFFPKAFLTKQGVARERANHTANITLVDDFLNKRVIRAQPPSEYLPRFREENPDLDATLRSHLIEPGPELSTDDYGRFFRRRCERLSKELAMRVPRRSIDDGLSGPRDADDVDPEDADA
- a CDS encoding PEP-CTERM sorting domain-containing protein (PEP-CTERM proteins occur, often in large numbers, in the proteomes of bacteria that also encode an exosortase, a predicted intramembrane cysteine proteinase. The presence of a PEP-CTERM domain at a protein's C-terminus predicts cleavage within the sorting domain, followed by covalent anchoring to some some component of the (usually Gram-negative) cell surface. Many PEP-CTERM proteins exhibit an unusual sequence composition that includes large numbers of potential glycosylation sites. Expression of one such protein has been shown restore the ability of a bacterium to form floc, a type of biofilm.) — protein: MRRRHTFAGSASAALLAVAAGGAASAAVVPAFDLVDDFLKVGGNYNGPGLYDVFDAATGLAVADGVADIAVSVTATGLTADDGNNVSWVATTGTSGTGLVSTIDPSFVSGGGVLANNGGHRVTQTIQIDFLTLLVEASDVTDLSWSSGNSAGVVWEHSVMEFLDAGGNPFSPTPAIGSYATHTPVEGSASAGNYVADGLGSVTAVGTDLTVPGSNGSMDAITGSEPDTPAATGVAPATTLIGGIRFTHGVEDVRGVDNGDTVFTNTINDLDLVDFEVVPEPASALLLATGALLILTGRRN